The Maridesulfovibrio ferrireducens genomic sequence CCACCATATAAATTTTCATACTCTTTAACAAAACGTAAATATTTTTCCTTCCCCCAGGAAATATTCCCGCTTGAAGCCACTGCTCCAGTCATTTTATGATTTTTTAAAAAACCCGCGACAGAAGGAAAATAGACTTCGTGCCGCTGGTTATTGAAGTTTACCCGGACATTTGAAATTCCCGAAAGAACATCTATATAAAATTTAGAATCTTTCAAATCCTTAACCGACCCGAACCCTGTTCTTGAACTGACATCTGCAAGCTCACAAAGCGTTCCCTTAACAAAAATCGCAATTGTAAACTTCCCTCCCCGTTTCAACATTTTAAAACTTTCAGGAATAGATTCTTCAGGATTTGCATACCACTGCATTGCGGATGAACTGACAAGCAAATCAAACTGCCCTTCTTTGAAAGGAATATTTTCACCGTCAGCCGCAACCAATAATGGCACGGACAATTCTTTCTGTTCCATCAGCATGGGGTGAACTAAATCCAGCGAAACATAGTTATCATATGTAATTCGTTTTTCCAGTTCGTTGAATAAAAAACCTACCCCCGAACCGACATCCAACACCTTTTTATAGTGTCCCTTCGGGCAATACTGAGCGCATTGAAAAGCAACCTTCTTTTGAACAGATGCAGCATCACTATAACAGGTCGCGGCTTTACCGAAACATTGTCGAATCCTCTTTTTCACGCTCTTAAAGCCCCTTAATCAAATTTATTATTTCATTTTCAGAAATTTTATGACCACTTTCTAATCGCAAAATATTCGCCCGCGGGACTAACTTCACAACGGACTCAAAAGCGGATTCTCTAACTATTTTATCGTTATCCCCATGCACCAAAGTCA encodes the following:
- a CDS encoding methyltransferase domain-containing protein, which translates into the protein MKKRIRQCFGKAATCYSDAASVQKKVAFQCAQYCPKGHYKKVLDVGSGVGFLFNELEKRITYDNYVSLDLVHPMLMEQKELSVPLLVAADGENIPFKEGQFDLLVSSSAMQWYANPEESIPESFKMLKRGGKFTIAIFVKGTLCELADVSSRTGFGSVKDLKDSKFYIDVLSGISNVRVNFNNQRHEVYFPSVAGFLKNHKMTGAVASSGNISWGKEKYLRFVKEYENLYGGDQGIRVSYEVLFASGEVL